The Plasmodium knowlesi strain H genome assembly, chromosome: 4 genome window below encodes:
- a CDS encoding tryptophan-rich antigen, producing the protein MVSLRSITLFKLTSTLILNIIPTSLQNERNGVKDCPHKILNMQSTEIEKTDAWKENEWNKWKLDLEANWKEFNLSLIEERDEWIQNITKDWNEWMQNMQHKWTHFIENVDEPYKSYILEKSLTWNNADWENWINTELKGLIDNDWKKWINRMESHLYRMIEDTWMHWRSYQILTWLKSDWKHDENIYWLKKEYIEWNKPSKVQNTGEWLKWKQRVHKQSLEWFRWVQSKEKIIENIKCISWILWKNDKNKIFNHWKESFLNKLIRNEQWNVWNKEGKE; encoded by the exons ATGGTGTCCTTAAGATCAATTACCTTATTCAAGTTAACTTCTACCTTAATTTTGAATATCATTCCTACT TCCCTTCAAAATGAACGCAACGGCGTTAAGGATTGTCCACACAAGATATTAAATATGCAATCAacagaaatagaaaaaacagATGCATGGAAAGAAAACGAGTGGAATAAGTGGAAATTGGATTTAGAAGCTAATTGGAAAGAGTTTAATTTATCACTAATAGAAGAAAGAGATGAGTGGATACAGAATATAACAAAGGACTGGAATGAATGGATGCAGAACATGCAACATAAATGGACCCATTTTATTGAAAATGTGGATGAACCGTATAAATCTTATATCCTAGAGAAATCATTAACATGGAATAATGCTGATTGGGAAAATTGGATTAATACCGAACTTAAGGGACTCATTGATAATGACTGGAAAAAGTGGATCAATAGAATGGAATCACACCTTTACAGAATGATAGAGGATACGTGGATGCACTGGAGAAGTTACCAAATTTTGACATGGCTCAAGAGCGATTGGAAACATGACGAAAACATATACTGGTtaaagaaagaatatatagAATGGAACAAGCCTTCAAAGGTACAAAATACGGGAGAGTGGCTTAAATGGAAACAAAGAGTACACAAACAAAGTCTAGAATGGTTTCGTTGGGTACAGagcaaagagaaaataattgaaaatattaaatgcATAAGTTGGATATTatggaaaaatgacaaaaataaaatttttaaccattGGAAGGAATCTTTTCTGAATAAATTGATACGTAATGAACAGTGGAATGTgtggaataaagaaggaaaagaataa
- a CDS encoding tryptophan-rich antigen, with amino-acid sequence MVYFTPITLFALSFVYLLSDISPSIQYEQFSSTPDLTNSLESEQECAANNVTLSEEQNNNWMVKLESEWKDFTSSLENEKRTWFDQKEKEWDEWLEIMHGKWTHYDRNLNPTYKNYILRKSAQWDNFDWEYWANTEWHDLMEKDWKNWIYGNKLSLNKLIDNKWISWSNEKMAEWLIQELNDQEDSYTETTEIGDISRTEGADENLSSLNNRIFNKTEEWEHWTDNKEKLIKKIKNSNWSEWKNNKYALFNQWRESFIKKWIREKQWEIMVNTQKN; translated from the exons atggtttatTTCACACCTATTACTTTGTTTGCTCTATCGTTTGTTTACCTTTTAAGTGATATTTCTCCA TCCATTCAATATGAACAATTTAGCTCCACTCCGGATTTAACAAATTCACTCGAATCGGAACAAGAATGTGCGGCGAATAACGTTACATTGagtgaagaacaaaataataattggATGGTGAAACTGGAATCTGAATGGAAGGATTTTACCTCTTctttggaaaatgaaaaacggaCATGGTTTgatcaaaaagaaaaggaatgggACGAATGGCTAGAAATAATGCATGGAAAGTGGACACATTATGACAGAAACTTGAATCCAACatacaaaaattatattttgagGAAATCCGCACAATGGGATAATTTTGATTGGGAATATTGGGCCAACACCGAATGGCATGATCTAATGGAAAAGGATTGGAAAAATTGGATTTATGGGAACAAGTTGAGTTTGAATAAATTAATAGACAATAAATGGATCAGTTGGAGTAACGAAAAAATGGCGGAGTGGCTAATTCAGGAGTTGAATGATCAGGAAGATTCCTATACAGAGACAACAGAAATTGGAGATATTTCCAGAACAGAAGGAGCTGATGAAAATTTGTCCAGCTTGAACAATAGAATATTTAATAAAACTGAAGAATGGGAACATTGGACAGACAATAAGGAGAaactaattaaaaaaataaagaattctAATTGGtcagaatggaaaaataataaatatgctTTGTTTAACCAATGGAGAGAGtcctttattaaaaaatggataagaGAAAAGCAGTGGGAAATTATGGTTAACACTCAGAAAAATTAA
- a CDS encoding liver stage antigen 3, putative, with the protein MINKRHNKSLFIHNERNNPNMNNIFNRKDMSTLKKCHMKGKFNTFPLLFKAITCAVLIWVTQSPEGSREDDSHESWNNQNSQLYKELDVAFTRSLAENDDMNEFYFTATKNDVLENEPSENYLHETSTGISESDYAEISKIIMDQLQKEEEKKESNMGNLRKRAQGVEEDGNVEESIESVWSTLSNVEEGEESTTPTFDHVKDNVEEVGGLEGAAESASTVFDSAEGSEEESLSILDNVLKEAEATIESGSSLSDNVTQGIEEPTTPTFDEIVESIEEEKVEEAGVPLSDNVENNVVEPVDEVVEEAVQEAADEILEEEEEKNKESSGVVAEEPAQEAADEYVQEAVEVVQEAADEVIEDEEKIEEPLEISAEEPVEEVLQETTEEVLVEKEEVNENILNLLEEIKESIIDKLEVNEESNESLFGGVEDAAQEVVEEAANTSTEAHAVETVEEENANGTTNVSEEGILELNADAVDDTTESMAEKTFEEDILKNLEENKEANENQLEDLKEMKEELLDYVEQNVDDNENLIVDILKNFEKNTEVNESVLEDLEEIKEDMLMNIQMAEETTEEVSDTFQESAEEVAAEENIFDVIEEIKEKVMENLEETTTESVAEGTDENALDVLKEVQESLFENFEQKIEANENILGSVLENLQEKVELNENVLEDVLAEMKEEAVSQQETAEETIEEPVVETIEEPVVETIAEPVVETIEEPVVETIEEPVVETIEEPVVENIEEPVVENIEEPVVETIEEPVVETIEEPVVETIEEPVVETIEEPVVETIEEPVVETIEVPVVENIEEPVVENIEEPVVENIEEPVVENIEEPVVENIEVPVVETIEEPVVENIEEPVVENIEEPVVETIEEPVVENIEEPVVENIEEPVVENIEEPVVETIEEPVVETIEEPVVETIEEPVVETIEEPVVETIEEPVVETIEEPVVEAIEEPVVEAIEEPVVEAIEEPVVEAIEEPVVENIEVPVVENIEVPVVETIEEPVVENIEEPVVETMEEPVVETIEDPVVETIEEPVVETIEVPVVENIEEPVVETIEVPVVENIEEPVVETIEEPVVETIEEPVVENIEEPVVETIEEPVVENIEVPVVENIEVPVVETIEEPVVETIEEPVVETIAEPVVETIEEPVVETIEEPVVETIEEPVVETIEEPVVENIEEPVVENIEEPVVETIEEPVVETIEEPVVETIEEPVVETIEEPVVETIEVPVVENIEVPVVETIEEPVVETIEEPVVEVAEEVEANIVEESTIESVEDAFEKIIEDTAEIIVEESVQETAEEILEEVTQAVMEEATETVETVDVVTEESVAEKIEDIAQEISAEPIQVTIEDIVEETVETVEENIEAVEEAIKDIVEEAAEGTPELSVDEIIEDVIVEAVEAVQPEEDTKEEAEETIKDIVLETPQDTSEETVEAVVEHTVEDNVEEAIENILNTPAEKTTEESEESVVDNLGVKVEEVLDVQVPEVDQDSAQDVVMGVSEKESEEGQQIESPLLEVEDDIKKKVLDIISGNVEEEGDEDYEDIEDEEDDDEEEEKKNEDEKMEKPVEVVVLEDATEVGKEEAVDEVVGVVQHPEEDGTQIEQDPLILTQDQEEAEKIIREMLSGLKEVEDKEESVLEKNDEGGDQMVEKNTQQKEEEEEETTEEEDDDDESEEDDDEEEDEEEDGEGESEVDVEEDAKEHLGNGQLDAQKNLLNMLSANGLFHPSMLGNLKQLEALQKSIPGLMGKTKGMSPAEIEYLQSMFSGALNGFGVKGMPPVNIPAELQPFLMPKKEEKVKPQDKQPKEEVPSKAVQQEKAQAKAVSARKYISQLLSFPKDMSSSLKKFKEAALEFSNIIGLNLETIKKYLTRVKNFLLRVDEIVDKEITNILEQGGSGQNVAAANEDFMNKMKRLVNKYKILSIPFFTGIMGSFGFLAFGAVSTSILSSCLTIFSVTYLVSKIDMKVNKDKKRKIYSFYLDAYKNMSYLREYFESIYKQFVR; encoded by the exons atgataaataaaCGACACAACAAGAGTTTATTTATACATAATGAAAGGAATAATCCGAACATGaataacatttttaacaGAAAAGATATGtccactttaaaaaaatgtcacatgaagggaaaattcaatacatttccccttttgttcaAAGCAATTACTTGCGCTGTTTTGATATGGGTCACGCAATCGCCTGAAGGGTCCCGGGAG GATGATTCGCACGAATCATGGAACAACCAGAATAGCCAGTTATACAAGGAACTAGATGTGGCCTTCACAAGATCATTAGCAGAAAATGATGATATGaatgaattttattttacagcGACGAAAAATGATGTCTTAGAAAATGAACCCAGTGAAAACTACTTACATGAAACTTCCACGGGAATTTCGGAAAGTGATTATGCAGAAATTAGTAAAATTATCATGGACCAGTtacagaaggaagaagagaaaaaggaaagtaataTGGGAAATCTTCGAAAGAGAGCACAGGGTGTGGAGGAAGATGGTAATGTAGAAGAAAGCATCGAATCAGTGTGGAGCACATTGAGCAATgtggaagaaggagaagaatctACTACGCCCACATTTGATCATGTGAAGGACAACGTAGAAGAAGTAGGGGGATTAGAAGGAGCAGCCGAATCTGCTTCCACTGTATTTGATAGTGCAGAGGGAAGCGAAGAAGAATCTCTTTCCATATTGGATAATGTGTTGAAGGAGGCGGAAGCAACGATAGAATCAGGTAGCAGCCTATCTGATAACGTGACACAGGGTATAGAAGAACCAACCACTCCCACATTCGATGAGATAGTGGAAAgtatagaagaagaaaaggttgAAGAAGCGGGTGTCCCATTAAGTGATAATGTGGAGAACAATGTTGTGGAACCAGTAGATGAGGTTGTAGAGGAAGCTGTACAAGAAGCTGCGGACGAGATCctagaggaggaagaggagaaaaataaagaatctTCCGGCGTAGTCGCAGAGGAGCCAGCACAGGAGGCAGCAGATGAATATGTCCAGGAGGCTGTGGAAGTTGTACAGGAAGCTGCAGATGAGGTGatagaagatgaagaaaaaatagaagagcCCCTAGAGATATCCGCAGAAGAACCTGTAGAAGAGGTCCTGCAAGAAACTACAGAAGAAGTACTAgtagaaaaggaggaagtgaatgaaaatatattaaacctattagaagaaataaaggaaagcaTAATAGATAAATTAGAAGTAAATGAGGAATCGAACGAATCTTTATTTGGAGGTGTAGAAGATGCGGCCCAGGAGGTTGTCGAGGAAGCTGCAAACACTAGTACAGAAGCTCATGCAGTTGAAACtgttgaagaggaaaatgcaaatggtACTACCAACGTtagtgaagaaggaattctAGAATTAAATGCCGACGCCGTTGATGATACAACCGAGAGCATGGCAGAGAAAACTTTCGAAGAAGATATATTGAAAAatttagaagaaaataaagaggcAAATGAGAACCAATTAGAagatttaaaagaaatgaaggaagaattattaGACTATGTAGAACAAAATGTGGACGACAACGAAAACTTGATAGTGGATATActgaaaaattttgaaaaaaacacGGAAGTGAATGAAAGCGTATTGGAAGAtttagaagaaataaaagaagatatGCTGATGAATATTCAAATGGCCGAGGAAACTACGGAAGAGGTGTCTGACACTTTTCAAGAAAGTGCAGAAGAGGTAGCTGCagaagaaaacatttttgatgttatagaagaaataaaagaaaaggtaatGGAGAATCTGGAAGAAACTACAACCGAAAGTGTAGCCGAGGGCACGGATGAAAATGCATTAGATGTTTTAAAAGAAGTGCAGGAAAGCTTGTTTGAAAACTTTGAGCAGAAGATAGAAGCTAACGAAAATATTTTGGGAAGTGTATTAGAGAATTTACAAGAAAAAGTAGagttaaatgaaaatgtgtTAGAAGACGTCCTGGCGgaaatgaaggaggaagCTGTCAGTCAGCAGGAAACTGCGGAAGAAACTATTGAGGAACCCGTAGTAGAAACTATTGAGGAACCCGTAGTAGAAACTATTGCGGAACCCGTAGTAGAAACCATTGAAGAACCAGTAGTAGAAACTATTGAGGAACCAGTAGTAGAAACTATTGAGGAACCCGTagtagaaaatattgaagaaccagtagtagaaaatattgaagAACCAGTAGTAGAAACCATTGAAGAACCAGTAGTAGAAACTATTGAGGAACCAGTAGTAGAAACTATTGAGGAACCAGTAGTAGAAACTATTGAGGAACCAGTAGTAGAAACTATTGAAGAACCAGTAGTAGAAACTATTGAGGTACCCGTagtagaaaatattgaagaaccagtagtagaaaatattgaagaaccagtagtagaaaatattgaagaaccagtagtagaaaatattgaagAACCAGTAGTAGAAAATATTGAGGTACCCGTAGTAGAAACTATTGAGGAACCTGTagtagaaaatattgaagaaccagtagtagaaaatattgaagaaccagtagtagaaactattgaagaaccagtagtagaaaatattgaagaaccagtagtagaaaatattgaagaacccgtagtagaaaatattgaagAACCAGTAGTAGAAACTATTGAGGAACCCGTAGTAGAAACTATTGAAGAACCAGTAGTAGAAACTATTGAGGAACCAGTAGTAGAAACTATTGAGGAACCCGTAGTAGAAACTATTGAAGAACCCGTAGTAGAAACTATTGAAGAACCAGTAGTTGAGGCTATTGAAGAACCAGTAGTTGAGGCTATTGAAGAACCAGTAGTTGAGGCTATTGAAGAACCAGTAGTTGAGGCTATTGAAGAGCCCGTAGTAGAAAATATTGAGGTACCCGTAGTAGAAAATATTGAGGTACCCGTAGTAGAAACTATTGAGGAACCCGTagtagaaaatattgaagAACCCGTAGTAGAAACTATGGAAGAACCAGTAGTAGAAACTATTGAGGACCCCGTAGTAGAAACTATTGAGGAACCAGTAGTAGAAACTATTGAGGTACCCGTagtagaaaatattgaagAACCAGTAGTAGAAACTATTGAGGTACCCGTagtagaaaatattgaagaaccagtagtagaaactattgaagaaccagtagtagaaactattgaagaaccagtagtagaaaatattgaagAACCAGTAGTAGAAACTATTGAAGAACCCGTAGTAGAAAATATTGAGGTACCCGTAGTAGAAAATATTGAGGTACCCGTAGTAGAAACCATTGAAGAACCAGTAGTAGAAACTATTGAGGAACCCGTAGTAGAAACTATTGCGGAACCCGTAGTAGAAACCATTGAAGAACCAGTAGTAGAAACTATTGAGGAACCAGTAGTAGAAACTATTGAGGAACCAGTAGTAGAAACTATTGAGGAACCCGTagtagaaaatattgaagaaccagtagtagaaaatattgaagAACCAGTAGTAGAAACTATTGAGGAACCCGTAGTAGAAACTATTGAAGAACCAGTAGTAGAAACTATTGAGGAACCAGTAGTAGAAACTATTGAGGAACCAGTAGTAGAAACTATTGAGGTACCCGTAGTAGAAAATATTGAGGTACCCGTAGTAGAAACCATTGAGGAACCCGTAGTAGAAACCATTGAGGAGCCTGTAGTTGAAGTAGCAGAAGAAGTTGAGGCAAATATTGTGGAAGAATCTACTATAGAATCCGTGGAAGAtgcatttgaaaaaattatagaaGACACTGCAGAGATAATAGTTGAAGAATCCGTACAAGAAACAGCAGAGGAAATTTTAGAAGAAGTTACACAAGCTGTAATGGAAGAGGCCACAGAAACTGTAGAAACTGTAGATGTAGTAACGGAAGAATCTGTagcggaaaaaattgaagatatTGCACAGGAAATTTCTGCTGAACCTATACAGGTAACTATTGAAGATATTGTAGAAGAAACTGTAGAAACCGTCGAAGAAAACATAGAAGCTGTGGAAGAGGCTATTAAAGATATTGTAGAGGAGGCTGCCGAAGGAACTCCAGAGTTGTCTGTAGATGAAATAATAGAAGATGTTATTGTAGAAGCTGTAGAAGCGGTTCAACCAGAAGAAGATACcaaggaagaagcagaagaaaCTATAAAAGATATTGTACTAGAAACTCCACAAGACACTTCAGAAGAAACTGTGGAAGCAGTTGTAGAACACACTGTAGAAGATAACGTGGAAGAAGCGATAGAAAACATTTTGAACACCCCTGCCGAGAAAACTACAGAAGAGTCCGAAGAAAGCGTAGTAGATAATTTAGGAGTAAAAGTAGAAGAGGTACTTGATGTACAAGTACCAGAAGTAGACCAGGATTCTGCACAAGATGTAGTAATGGGAGTAagcgaaaaagaaagtgagGAAGGGCAACAGATCGAATCACCATTGCTTGAAGTTGAGGAtgacattaaaaaaaaagttttggATATAATCTCTGGAAATGTCGAGGAGGAGGGTGATGAGGACTATGAAGACATtgaggatgaagaagatgatgatgaggaggaggagaaaaaaaatgaggacgaaaaaatggaaaaaccaGTAGAAGTCGTTGTATTAGAGGATGCTACGGAAGTTGGTAAAGAAGAGGCAGTAGATGAAGTAGTCGGTGTTGTCCAACATCCTGAAGAGGATGGAACACAGATAGAACAGGATCCTCTAATATTGACGCAGGATCAGGAGGAGGCcgaaaaaattatacgtGAAATGCTTAGCGGCCTCAAAGAGGTTGAAGATAAGGAAGAATCcgttttggagaaaaatgatgAGGGAGGCGACCAGAtggttgaaaaaaatacgcaacaaaaggaggaagaggaagaagaaactacagaggaagaggacgacgatgatgagtcagaggaggatgacgacgaagaagaggatgaagaagaagatggagaaggggaaagtgaAGTAGATGTGGAGGAAGACGCGAAAGAACATCTAGGAAATGGACAATTAGACGCACAGAAAAATCTTCTGAATATGCTTTCCGCAAATGGATTATTTCATCCAAGTATGTTAGGAAATTTAAAACAGTTAGAAGCATTGCAGAAAAGCATACCTGGCTTAATGGGAAAGACCAAGGGCATGTCACCAGCTGAAATTGAATATTTACAGAGTATGTTCTCTGGTGCTTTAAATGGATTTGGTGTTAAGGGAATGCCACCAGTAAACATACCAGCAGAATTACAACCATTTCTAATGccaaagaaagaagaaaaagtaaagcCCCAAGATAAACAACCAAAAGAGGAAGTGCCAAGTAAAGCAGTACAACAGGAGAAAGCACAGGCGAAAGCTGTATCTgcgagaaaatatatatcgcAATTGCTCTCATTTCCAAAGGATATGTCTAGTtctcttaaaaaatttaaagaagcTGCATTGGAATTTTCAAACATAATTGGATTAAACCTTGAAACCATTAAAAAGTATTTAACTAGAGTTAAAAACTTCCTTTTGAGAGTGGATGAAATTGTGGATAAAGAAATAACTAATATACTGGAGCAAGGAGGAAGTGGTCAAAATGTTGCAGCGGCTAATGAAGATTTTATGAATAAGATGAAAAGACtagtaaataaatataaaatattgtccattccatttttcactGGAATAATGGGTTCATTTGGATTTTTGGCATTTGGAGCAGTTAGTACATCTATCCTATCATCTTGCTTAACCATATTTTCCGTAACTTATTTGGTGTCCAAAATAGATATGAAGGTCaataaagataaaaaaagaaaaatctacTCCTTCTATTTAGACGCGTACAAGAATATGTCGTACTTAAGAGAATATTTTGAAAGTATTTACAAGCAGTTCGTAAGGTAG